One region of Streptomyces leeuwenhoekii genomic DNA includes:
- a CDS encoding DNA cytosine methyltransferase has product MKPLTFVDVCSGAGGLALGLEQAGFEPRLLLDHDELAVTTLRMNRPRWNVLHTDLLDFDPTDHPVSYDVDLLAAGLPRVKSSATVGRVESEVEERLLEATIYLVHAIRPRAVLIENVPGLAHADAYQRFRDFARAELVHLGYDFSWCVVNAVDFGVPQNRKQGVLVAVERGRAQEFRVPTPTVREPVTVGDALGPSMAARGWPDAARWAAQADQPAPTLVGGSKNRGGADLGPTGAKRKWATMGVDAHTVGDEVPGPDFVWDPDLGRGGMVKITVEQAALLQGFPSSWEVAGRKTARYRQIGHATPPPVGRALGRSVAEALCGEPALSAAG; this is encoded by the coding sequence GTGAAGCCACTGACCTTCGTGGACGTGTGTTCCGGTGCGGGTGGGTTGGCCCTCGGGTTGGAGCAGGCGGGCTTCGAGCCTCGCCTGCTGCTGGATCACGACGAACTCGCGGTCACGACACTGCGGATGAATCGCCCGCGATGGAACGTGCTGCACACCGATCTGCTGGACTTCGACCCGACCGACCATCCCGTGAGTTACGACGTGGATCTTTTGGCGGCAGGGCTGCCCCGGGTGAAGTCGAGCGCGACCGTCGGGCGCGTGGAATCGGAGGTCGAGGAGCGGCTGTTGGAAGCCACCATCTATCTCGTCCACGCGATCCGACCACGCGCGGTGCTCATCGAGAACGTCCCCGGGCTCGCGCACGCGGACGCGTACCAGCGGTTCCGTGACTTCGCCCGGGCCGAACTGGTCCATCTGGGGTACGACTTCAGTTGGTGCGTGGTGAACGCCGTCGACTTCGGAGTGCCGCAGAACCGCAAACAGGGCGTCCTGGTGGCCGTCGAACGAGGGCGAGCTCAGGAGTTCCGAGTGCCGACTCCGACCGTGCGGGAGCCGGTGACCGTCGGTGACGCCCTGGGCCCGTCCATGGCGGCACGCGGTTGGCCCGACGCCGCGCGATGGGCCGCCCAAGCCGATCAACCGGCTCCGACCCTGGTCGGGGGCTCCAAGAACCGGGGCGGCGCCGACCTGGGGCCGACCGGGGCGAAGCGGAAGTGGGCGACCATGGGTGTCGACGCCCATACGGTGGGCGACGAGGTCCCCGGGCCCGACTTCGTCTGGGATCCTGACCTCGGCCGGGGCGGCATGGTCAAGATCACAGTGGAGCAGGCGGCCCTGTTGCAGGGCTTCCCCTCGTCGTGGGAGGTGGCAGGCCGGAAGACCGCCCGATATCGCCAGATCGGGCACGCGACCCCGCCGCCCGTCGGTCGGGCCCTGGGTCGCTCCGTCGCCGAAGCCCTGTGTGGGGAGCCGGCGCTGTCCGCTGCCGGCTAG
- a CDS encoding very short patch repair endonuclease: MSRQPSKDTRVELAVRRLLHAAGMRYNVEYPVPGMPRRRMDVAFPRLKIAVLIDGCFWHGCPRHATQPKANAEWWRNKLDRNMARDRETTEHLVAEGWTVLRFWEHEAPEDVAVRVAATVERRRAELARGRTK, from the coding sequence ATGAGCCGGCAGCCGAGCAAGGACACGAGGGTCGAGCTGGCCGTGCGACGGCTCCTGCACGCCGCCGGGATGCGCTACAACGTGGAGTACCCCGTGCCGGGCATGCCGCGCAGGCGCATGGACGTGGCGTTCCCTCGACTGAAGATCGCCGTCCTCATCGACGGCTGCTTCTGGCACGGCTGCCCCCGGCACGCGACGCAGCCGAAGGCCAACGCGGAATGGTGGCGCAACAAGCTCGACCGGAACATGGCCCGTGACCGGGAGACGACGGAGCATCTGGTCGCCGAGGGGTGGACGGTACTGCGTTTCTGGGAGCACGAAGCTCCCGAGGACGTGGCCGTACGGGTGGCGGCCACCGTGGAACGGCGCAGGGCGGAACTGGCCAGAGGGAGAACGAAGTGA